TTTACATATTCATTACTTTTTTTTTATGAATTCATGACAAGAGATATCTTCAATTGTGTTCGTCTCACATTGGTGGTAAAATTTGTATTCAAGCGTGAATGTTTAATAGATGAATCATTTATCCATTGAAACAACTTAATGAAGAGGTGTGTTTATGAGAAAGCACAAAAAAGGTTCATTGATTTCTGTAATCGTGTTACTCATCGTAGCGGCAATTGCAGGGTTTTTATTTTTTTCAATGATTAAAGACCAAATTTTCTTTAAATCAGTCAAGCAAGTTGAGCGTGTTGAAAAACTAAATGTGACACTTGAACAGGCTGCAAAAAAGCAAATTGATAATTATACAAGTCAACAAGTATCTAATAAGAATCATACGAACTGGCGTGACGCTTCTCCTACTGAAATTCGAGAAGCGATGAACAGCTCAAGTTTTATGGATGATAAAAAGCAAAAATATCAATTTTTAGATTTATCAAAATATCAAGGTATAGATGAGAACCGTATTAAGAGAATGTTAATTAATCACCCTACATTATTAAATCATACAGAAGACTTTCTTAATGCTGCGAAAGCAAAACAAGTGAATGAAGTTTATTTGATTTCCCATGCCTTACTTGAAACAGGCTCTGTGGCATCAGAGCTTTCAAATGGTGTTGAAATTGACGGTAAAAAATACTATAACTTTTATGGTGTAGGGGCACTTGACGAAGATCCAATTAAAACAGGTGCGGAATACGCTAAGAAAAAAGGATGGGACACACCTGAAAAAGCAATTTATGGTGGTGCAGAATTTATACATGATCACTACTTAAAAAACCCTGAACAAAACACACTTTATAGTATGCGATGGAACCCTAGTAATCCTGGAGAACATCAGTACGCTACGGATATTAATTGGGCTAAAAGTAATGCAACAATTATGGCTGACTTTTATAAAGATATGAAAACTGAGGGTAAATATTTTAATTGGTATGTATATAAAGATGATCAAAAACATCAAGATGGTAAAAATCATGAATAATAAGTAAAACGACTTTCAATATTTTTGAAAGTCGTTTTTTATATGTGGTAATAAAAGAATTCAATGATATTTCTCTTTTCAAAGTTAAATATAATTTATCGTTATATGATTCAATAGTTATTCTGCTTTATTGTTTTTGCCAAAATAAAAGAAAAATATGACAACCAATATAAAGATTTTTGTGCATTTTTTTAACATGTGCGTCACTCCGAAATCAGTGTATTTATAATATGTATATTTTAACACACAGGCACGCAGCTAAAAATTAATCCGATTA
The sequence above is a segment of the Staphylococcus hyicus genome. Coding sequences within it:
- a CDS encoding glucosaminidase domain-containing protein, which translates into the protein MRKHKKGSLISVIVLLIVAAIAGFLFFSMIKDQIFFKSVKQVERVEKLNVTLEQAAKKQIDNYTSQQVSNKNHTNWRDASPTEIREAMNSSSFMDDKKQKYQFLDLSKYQGIDENRIKRMLINHPTLLNHTEDFLNAAKAKQVNEVYLISHALLETGSVASELSNGVEIDGKKYYNFYGVGALDEDPIKTGAEYAKKKGWDTPEKAIYGGAEFIHDHYLKNPEQNTLYSMRWNPSNPGEHQYATDINWAKSNATIMADFYKDMKTEGKYFNWYVYKDDQKHQDGKNHE